The Salvia splendens isolate huo1 chromosome 20, SspV2, whole genome shotgun sequence nucleotide sequence actcttgattcctcggaATTCTGCTTTAACACTTGACAATGCTactaccttctgtttcttgcttcgcCATGTGACAAGGTTTCCCCCTACAAAAGTCAAATAACCAACAGTAGATTTCCTGTCATTCGGGTTTCCTGCCCAATCATCATCGGTAAACCCATGAATCTCCAAATGTCCATGATTCTCGAACAAAATTCCATGGCATGCCGTTCCCTTCAGGTATCGAACAATCCTGAGCGCTGCTTCCCAGTGAGctacttgaggtgcatgcatgaactggcttactactccaactgcataagctATGTCGGGTCTTGTGTGGGACAAGTATATGAGTTTCTCAACTAGATGCTGATATCTCGTGCGGTGAGTAGCTTCAGAATGTGCTTCCATATAGATTGGTTTTTTCAGTTCCACATGCAGAAAAGCATTCGTCACGTCGAACTAAAGAAGTGGCCACTCCTGGCTGTTGCTATCGAGAAAAGCACTCGAATAGTACTCATCTTCGCCACAGGGGAAAAAGTCTCAGCATAATCAACCCCATACGTCTGAGTGTACCCTTTTGCTACTAGCCTCGCCTTGTATCTTTAATTGACCCATCTGGTCTtcgtttgatagtgaagactCATCTGCATCCCACAGTTCTAACTCCATCAGGTTTCAGACATACTTCTCACGTATTGTTCTTCATTAAGGCCCGCATCTCCACTAGCATTGCCTCTCTCCAGTGGGTAATTTTCATGGCCTCCTCAGCCGTGCATgggatctcttcttcttcgtagAGGGCTGCTTCGAACGCCCTTGCCATCTCGGTCAGATTTGCTTTAGCCAAGTTCGCCATAGTGTATCTACTTTTCTTGCCAATCTTCTCAGGACTGTATCTCTTTGCCGGGATTCCACAAGTACTCCTAGAAGGGAGTATGTATCGGTCAGTATCACCATCAATTGTTGCGTTCTCATTCTCATCTACACCCGAATTGTCAGTCGAAACAACTGTATTATCTGAGCTagtttcaggaattacctcagatatcactgGAAGAGGACTGGATTGGGGCATAGGCAGTTGAGGTGGCTCTACAGCAGACGTGACTGGCTCGGAGATGACACTAGCTTCCTCTGTTGGTTCCACGAGATGCTTGGGTATAGATCAAGCAAATTGAGGGGTCGAATGATTTCACACTCCCCCTGACTAACATTCTCCCCCTAACCCCAATGTTGggtataataaaaatattcactttctagaaaattacaattcatggtttTTATAACTTTTCTAGACCTCGAGTGATAACACCGATAACCTTTCTGATTTACCCCATACCCCAAGAAAACACACTTTAAAGCACATGCGGAAAATTTACCCCTTTCGTGTTTTGGTACATGTACATAAACTAAACAACCAAATATTTTGAGCGGAAGAGTAAGAGGTGGAAGAATATCAGTCAAGGATGAGAAAATCTGAACATGGGTTTTCATACCTAATATTTTAGTAGGCAGCCTATTAATTAGGTAAACAACAGTAGCAACGGCTTCAGGCCAGAGAAACTTAGGAACATTTTGACATTGGTTTGGAACTGTCTGAATCATCGTAAAAAACTgagtaaatttttcaaaaacttcagatttatgtttcaaaaactGAGTAAATCTTGTGCAATCATTcacaaaaataagaaaatacttAAAGCCATGATCACCCAAAATAGGAgctggaccccaaacatcagcatgcacCAAAGAAAAGATAGTTTTGACACGAGTATCATTTGATCTAAAAGACTGTCTGtggctttttgccaaaaaacaAGACTCACAAGTAATACCTTTAACATGAGAAAACTTCAGAAAAAGTAATTTTAGATAACCCGTGGATGGATGCCCCAGtctgcggtgccacaaccaagcttcccgatttgcagatccgtgaacaagcatcgcggtgccaccttgttgagcaatctcatccacataatagaggcattgacgctcagtgccacgcccaattatcctcctcgtcctgatatcctgtaatacacagaaGTTTGGAAGCATCAGTAATGTACAGTTTAACTCTTTCGTCAGATGGCTAATAGACATGAGTTTATGGGATAGTTTGggcacatagagacaatttCTGAGTTTCAAAGTCGGGGAAATTTCAATGGTTCCGCTCCCACTCACAACAATCAATTCCCCATCAGCAGTTTTTATATGACTTTTGGTTGCCCCAtcaaattcagaaaaatcatttttatcataggACATCgtatcagttgccccacaataaaaaaaatccactcACTCTCCTTAGGGTCATTTTTACTCTGGGCAACACAAGCAATTGGAATACATTCTAAAGGTGCAAAACGATTAGGACTCAAAATGGATTTTTCAGATAATTTTGGGGTCCTAtttcaaatttcatgattttgggGTTTAAATTGCGCACAACTAGAATTATAAAGGGTGGAAGTTAAATATCTCATGCCATGGGGTCTAATTTTAGAATTACAAATATTTGAAGGACCAAGGAGTAAATTAATTTGGGGATTAGGATTATTCAATTCTAATCCGATACCTCCAAACATCGCCTCCCCAATTCCTCCTCCGTCGCCGGCTCTGCCACCTCCACCTGGCTGTTGGACCGCCTCCCCCGTTCTCCCTCGGGTGAAGGCGACCTCTCGGTTTTCCATTCCGTGTGGGAACAGTCCGCTACCATCCTCGATTCTGACCGCTAATCGAGCTTTTGCCTTTTGATTTTCatcccaccactccgggaatCCGACGAGGAGAAAGCATGTTTCCCTGGTATGCTTGTTCTTTCCATAGTGTGAACACCACATCTTCGATTGTCGGGTTTGAAATTTCCTCGTCGGTTGAGCGGTTGAGCGGCAGTCCTCAGCGGCGGTTGATTTTGGCGTTGTTGTGGTTGATTTCGGGCTGTGAATCCAAGCCCCACCTGGCCAGATGATGAGCCGTCGCTGATTGCACCGGTCTAGTGATCGGAGTTTGTTGCCGGCATCATTTTGAGCAGTTAGCCTCTCTTTTCACCATGCCGTATGCGGTCTCGACTGAGGGCAGCGGGACTTCCTTGAGAATGTCCCTCTGAATTCCGTCATACCTTGAGTTCAGTCCGGTCAAGAATTTGAACAATCGTTGGGTTCCCACGTAGGTTCAGAGTTGGCTTATTCCTTTATCACAACAATCCACCGTCTGGTATTGGCATTGATCGATCTCGACCCAGATGCCATAAAGGTGTCGCCAGTACGTCTCGAGCCCCTGCTCTCCTTGTACAATTCGACATGCCTTCTCTTCTAGATCGTACAATAGGTATGGATATGCGGTGCTTTCGAAGATTGTTTGTAGGCTCTCCCACATTGCCTTTGCGGTTTGATGGTGTGCAAAATCGACGACGATTTCAGTTTCGACGTTGTCGATTATCCACGAGAATACGATCATGTCGGCTTCCTCCCAATCTGAGTAGCCTCGTATTCCAGGTTCCGGTGGCGGTGGGGTACCAGTGATATATCGGTTTGCCCGCCTCCCTACAATCGCTACCCTCATAAGCCGTTTCCATAAGGGGTAATTCGTCCTGTTGAGTTTAACGGCAAGAGTAACGTTCTTACTCATCTTCAATCGTGCATCTTCAATGTTTGGTTTTTCTTCCCATTGTCTGACATCTTTCTGTGTAGGTTGAAACACTCGCCTTCTTGGCCGGGAAAGGTATTTAGGctatgatgatattttttttctgagcctttgctctggtaccatgttgaAAGTTTGATTTggtattcattcaacttgtatCTTTAATTACAATATGCACGCCTTCTTTAATAGGCTTGAGGAAGATATATACATGGAAGATTTACCCTAGACATAGAATCAAGAATTACACTAATTCTCTAATTTATGTGATCTTGGTCAATCTTTCATTAGTCACTTAATTTACCATAGAATATCCGGGGGCTTTCCTATTTTTAGATCGGATTAGTAATAGTTTGGTGAAGTCAAAAATCTCGAAATATCGTAAGAGAACATTTCATTCCAACATCTTTGTTGatattatatttatgtaatCTGATTGGAAGTGCATACAAAGACAAAGACGAAGACAACGTCCCAAATATTTTCATTCTATATGGTCAAATAGTTCCAAAACACCagatatataaaataagaatatATGGTGTCAATAACAACCCCATTCCACTACACTCCATTGCATTCACGCCTTTTCCCAATCCTATAACATATACTAGTATATTCCCcaatattaattactactactaatattaaCTAGTGTGAcatcattttctttatttattacacatttGGGAGTATGTCCTAAGTTGACGTTAAACGATTGCGGATTTTAGAAACTTCAGTATTTGTTATTGAAATTTATTCATATAGGAGCACGTTCTACGTCGGCGTTGGACAATTGCGAATTTTGGAAACTTCATTATTTGttcttgaaattttgaaatatatgcAAGAGACCAAATTTCGTGATTTTACATGCAATTAACATAATTTTACCACACTAGGACAATGAGACTAATGAAGTATTGAAATTCCCTTGAACTATAATAGTATAATTAGACTAGCTCCGATCTGACATTGATTTGACATAATATCCTGAACTGTCATAGAATTTTAACTCATGGTGTAGAATCAATATGTAATTAACTAAAAGTTCAAATCAATTTGATTTGAATCAGTTTCAATGATCGATAGACGATATGATTTAAGTAGAATACCATGATAGCAGCAATGATAACACGTTAATTATCAAGTGTATATATATGCACGGAGTATAATACAATtgttaaaaaaagtgaaaatacTCCTTATTCTATAATTGTGTACTATGaagtactagtactactaccttttaattttgtttgatgGATCTCTATATTGGACACCATTACAACATATGAAATTACAAAATTGGCCTCGTTCATAGTAACTTAACTTATCCCCATTATTCACATTTCCCCAATCTATTTCAACTCAGTTAATTTAATTCCTTtctcaagaaaaagaaaaagaaaaacaaaatactaTTGTTTCGATTTCAAACGAGATGAGACTCAGTGGACACGTCGATCATTGATCCACGTGGAGAATGATGTCATAGTATTCATGTCGGCTCTGTAGTGTTTCTGTGTGAACTCGAGCAAGTCCGCCCAGTCGAAATCCGGATACGCCCTAGGAAAGGCGGCGTCGACGAGCTGCGGCGGAGGCCTTACCACCCTGTTTTTGTCGGGGCAGAGGAAGAAGGCTAGGGATTTTCTAGAGCTGGTGCTGTTGACGACGGCACGGTGCAGACAGCTGTTGTAGCGGCCGTTGGAGAGGGCCATGAAGGTGTCCCCAATGTTGACTACGAATGCGTTAACATTGGGGGCGATGGAACGCCACTGCCCGTCCACGTGGACCTGCAGCCCGCCCACTGAGTCTTGGTGCAGGATGGTTAGTGAGGTCGGGTCGCAGTGCGGCCCCGTGCCTAGTGTCTCGTGGGGCCGCTGGCACGGAGGGTAATAGTTTAGTCTCATTATTGATTCGTTTGCTTCGAAGAATTCTTTGAAGTGACACCTCTCCACTCCTAGGCTCATCCCTAATAATTCCATTATCCCTAGGGAGAGACGACTCATGGAGCTGCAGTATTCTTGGTACACTTTCCTGTAACCATGAACCAAATCCGCTTAATTTTTTACCACGATATATACAccttttttgtaattatttgttttattcagTCGATACTCTAAAAACTGGACCCTACACCTTTTTGTCATGGTTTGTCTTATACTACAACCGATAAGAAAAATTAACAATAAACTCCGCACTTTAGGTGATAAACCCCGCACCTTAATTGATTTATAAATCACACACTAGTTATTTTACACCAACTGATATGGGACAGTGGAGTGGAGTAAATGTAAGGGTTAGACCAACATCCTCATTCCAGTTGCCTTACACGACAACTAGTCATGTGGTGTGGGATACTGCTGAAGTCCgtagaaaaaatatataaatataaataagcaTACCCCAAGTGTGCAAAATCTTGACCCAGAGTGTTGGTGAAGTAGTCCTCCACAATGTGGTCGTCGCCGCTCTTGGCGGAGTACTCGAAGGAGAGCGTCTCCTTCCACGGCAGCTTCGAGGAGAATCTCCCTGTGAAGCTGCTGGCGTAGCCGCAGTGCTCGCCGAGCTTGCGGGCAGCGCGCTGCTTCTCGTGCAGCGGCTGGAGGAAGAAGTCGTCCATCTTGCGGTGGGCGGCGGCGACGAGGGATTCGTCGACGCCGTGGTTGACGACGAGGAAGAAGCCGTGCTTGCGGCAGGCCTCGCCGACCAGGTCGGATGCCCGGCGGGCTGCGGCGGGGTCGCCGGAGAGGAAGTCGCGGAGGTCGATCAGAGAGACGTCGAGCTCCGGCAGGTCGGCGGAGGGCTTCTCGTCGTCCGGCCAGATGAACTGCGGCGGGATGGTGGTCTGGTGCTGAAGCAGCTTGGCGTCGAAGATGAGAGGCTGCTTTTTGGCGGCGGATTGAGGCATCGAGGGCTCGCTTGCAATCATGCAATTGATCGTCAttagttgagagagagagagagagtagtgatTCTGGGGATGGGGGAAAAGCCAAGGCCGTTTTGAATGTGGAAAATGGAGAGCAAATGTTGTAATCTTTATAGGTCTCCCCAACACAGAGCAGCAACTAAAATTGGGGTATTTGCAGAGGAGGGCCTGCCTTATTTGCAATACGGTACGTAAGGTTTTGTTCTCTTGCGAATGTTGACAGATAAGCGTTTCCCCATGGATTTTTGGCGTTTCTTATGGTGGGAAGGAGTAAAAACCAATAATTACTGTTTTCTACTTTGAAAAATGGCCATAtttgcaaatttttaaaaatagctattttaaattctaaagtttggtcaaattcttaTCCAGTCCAAAAAATTTGAAGTTAGATATTAATTCAATTGACTTCAGTTAAAATTGGcaatttttgcaattttttaaaaagtttaaTAGCCATTTTAAATTCTAAAGTTTGTTCCAATTCTAATCCattctaaaaaaattgaaattagatattaaatcatgaagtttcaatttttctcaattgtctcgTCCATACATTTCactaatattatttcttttttctttattttttcatttcacttCTTAAAATATCGTCGTTTTTCAACGTCACAAAAGACCTCGATTTATTTATGCATGGtacaattgaaaaaaataaaatttcataatttaatattccaatttcaaagttcatgaaACACgccagaatttgaccaaacttcatgatttaaatgactattatcCTTTAAAAATGACTGATAATGTGATAGCATTGACATTTTCTAGTACGTAGTAATTATTATATGGTGAGAATTTgacatttttcttaattgtcTTAGAATTTATGACTATTAtaatttacttaactcacttaacacaagtTATCAAATCACGTGCAGAAATGAAACGCCTCCATTATcacggaacggagggagtaagtttTTTTTAGTGGTACGGGTCTAAAAAATAAAGACTACTGATTAAGTGTATTTATATAATTTGTCGTGTGTCGTATCATACATAAtttttccaaatccaaaattaagagATAATTGAGGAAAAATGTCGAAATTATGATAGAGctagtcattttatttttcttctcaTTTATAGCTGTCAATTTTCACCTCTCTAccttatttaaatatatactgACAGATTTGCTTGTTAAACGAGAATATATTTTGGGGAAACATTATTGGAATCAGACTGGATAGAATTTGATAGAAATATACAAGTAATGGGGTTTAATCATTTGAAATTTATGTGAAGTCGCGTATTATAGTACTACGTCTTTGTTGGTTCACTTTGAATGAAATTACCTTGAATTAACAATGTGTTGAAGTGGAGGTACAATAACTATTTAACTAATCCCTTAGATATTTTATTAGATCTTAAGCATAGTGATTTCATTTGCCAACATTAATTACCATTGACATTTAGAAATTGCGGGGAGTGAAAAATCATTGAAAATCTGAAATTGTATACCAAGAGAGTTGACTTGTGTGTATTGGTGATGAATCCTGTATATCCCACATGATAGTGTTTGAGGTGGCCATGGTTTGTTCCCCAACAAATTGTTACAATAGCCAATTAAAATTTGACATATGTTATACATAACAAGACATGCCATATACTAGTGTTCTACCTGATATATATCAATCCTGTCGTGGGTAtaacaatttaagaaaatagAAGCCATACGTGTTCATAACACGACATACATATGATATGATGATTTGCCAAATATGGTTACATCTCTTCATTTTACATTTCTACTATTGTCTATGTTTTTCCAACAATACTTGTACTAAATTTTGGGCTTTGCATTGAGATTAGTATCTTAATGTTGTTTCTTGTATCAGCTCGAGTCGTCAAGTTATgaatttcactatataattttaaataaatacgaACAATTGTACTAAAAAACACATTGGACTAAAATACTAAAATCATAGACTGATTTACTTCTTTTAAGCCACACAGTTAACAGTTTTTTGTGTAACTCTCTCCTCTTATAAAGTGGCGAATAACCCCCAAAAAGAATTCGGTGGCAAATAACCATTTTACCATAATATCAGAGTATTTCCAAGTTGATGGTgactttctttattttatttgtggaAGTGCGATAATCACTCCAACCTATAGGTGACGGGCCTTGTTAAGACTCTTGTTTCTTGTTCCacatcaaatttcaaaattcaataTGTATCCCTTAATTTGTTTTTATGTAAAAcataactttaattttattcCATGTTGTTAAATTCTTTAATCTTAGATTCATGCATACATGCTTTCATAAATTCACACAATTTTACCATAAAAAAACATGCTTTGCCATTTTCTCAGGTTATGAAAGATTAATTTTGGCTACTGCAAGAAGAGTTGGAGTCATCGATTTTTAATTCATCCCTAGAGCTTGGAATCGTGTTGTCCACTTGTTTGTCCAAAAGTCCAAACTTTGTAGGATTATACttattccaaaaaatattttatccgTTGTATTTGAAGAAACAccttaaatttataaaattatcttatttctaaaaaaaaaagaaatgggcAAAATCCAAGTTCACACCACATGCCACAAActaaacataataaaaaattaaataaaaccgTATAATAAAACGGAAGCGCTGTTAATTCAAATCacaatataatactccataaaagTAAGACTATAATTTTAGTAACCTTTTCTACATATTTCACTCACTAgacaaattaatactcctaagTTGGGACTAATCAAGTACTAAACACGTATCTATCTGTTCTGTTAATAAGGGCCTCTTGTATAATTTGATTAGACAATATGTATACATAAATGAATAGTAGTATGAGAGGTTCAAGACAAAACATTCTATCTTGAATGAGTTAATAAAGATGTTCATTCAGTCAAATCAATGTCTCACTTGTTTCCCACCTAACATGTTGTAATGTATATATCGATACTCATGGAAATAGAACCCAAttctaaatatgaaaatgaaaataaataaataaaataaaaggtaaTATGAAGAAGAAATCATCGATCTTCCATTAGTTTCTTGGCTTCCACAAACATGCTGACACCTTAACTACTACTTACATTATTTTTTGTAGTTTCATTCAAAATATCACTGCCatctttttaaattatttcaaCGTATTTAGTGAATCACTTATTATGTTACTCTAAATTTTATCTTTCTCATGCATGAATGTCTTTCCCATGCGATTTTTGGGTTAATCccttatttattcatttatttttaattatttgtaaataaAGTATCCGACTGCACAATATATTtgctaaattattttaaaattttaaatatttcctttctctATCTTATAAAGATGGTAATAGGATTTGGTGTGCGCAGGTCAAACTCAATccgtaattaaattaatttgagtCATTTGACCCCAGACGGACTTGGTTCAGAATAACTTTTAGTAAAGTAATTGAATTCGTAATGCTTTAGTTTGTACCACATCGAATTCAATAATTTTATACtgttacttcctccgttccatagtaatagaggcgtttcttttcggcacgaagattaagaaaaattgtattaggtgagttaagtaaaaggagaataaagtggaaaatgaaaaaggtagagagatgaaaagaaaaaaaaaagtaagaaatggtaaagtagatgtggaaaaatgtgttgacttttactaaaaaggaaaatgactctattactatggaacgtaccaaaatgacaaaatgactctattactatggaacagagggatTACTTGATTTTATAATAGTGAGTGGacaattacaatttttttgtaataaagTTTTTggtacaatatatttttttctggTATGAAATGTAGCTGGAAGAAAGACAAAATAAATGTCATCATTACTAATAGCATTAAGTCATTTGTAGTTGAAATTGAAAGTGGTGCTTCGTGATTTTGATGTGCAAAATCACAAAGTCAACCCCaatattttactttattatttattattttatcgtTGAAGTACTCCAATACCAAATTGAATCTACTTTTCAGAAGAAAAAT carries:
- the LOC121781777 gene encoding secreted RxLR effector protein 161-like, which translates into the protein MEAHSEATHRTRYQHLVEKLIYLSHTRPDIAYAVGVVSQFMHAPQVAHWEAALRIVRYLKGTACHGILFENHGHLEIHGFTDDDWAGNPNDRKSTVGYLTFVGGNLVTWRSKKQKVVALSSVKAEFRGIKSGLTEILCLKKLKTELNLNS
- the LOC121781994 gene encoding gibberellin 20 oxidase 1-D-like; this translates as MTINCMIASEPSMPQSAAKKQPLIFDAKLLQHQTTIPPQFIWPDDEKPSADLPELDVSLIDLRDFLSGDPAAARRASDLVGEACRKHGFFLVVNHGVDESLVAAAHRKMDDFFLQPLHEKQRAARKLGEHCGYASSFTGRFSSKLPWKETLSFEYSAKSGDDHIVEDYFTNTLGQDFAHLGKVYQEYCSSMSRLSLGIMELLGMSLGVERCHFKEFFEANESIMRLNYYPPCQRPHETLGTGPHCDPTSLTILHQDSVGGLQVHVDGQWRSIAPNVNAFVVNIGDTFMALSNGRYNSCLHRAVVNSTSSRKSLAFFLCPDKNRVVRPPPQLVDAAFPRAYPDFDWADLLEFTQKHYRADMNTMTSFSTWINDRRVH